CCGCCCGCGTGACGTCCCGTCCCGGCCAGACCGGCCAGGTCAACGCCGTTCTGCTCGACTGAACGAACTTCTGCGGCCGTTTCTCTCGACCGATACCCCGTGGCCGTACCCGCGGCTCACGCGCGATGGTCGGCACTCGAAATCGATCGTCGGGACTCAGAACGTCGGACGCTTACGGGCGCGGCGCTGCCTTCTGCAGCGCCGTCTCCGCGATGTTGCCGCCGTAGTCGGCACTCCGGGAGAGCGAGTCGACGATCAGTCCGAGCGACTGGGCCTGGACGGGGTCCAGTTCCCGGAGCATGTCGTCGATCCGCCGGGTGTGCTGGTCGATGTCGATCACCGCCTCGCGAGCGGCGTGTCCGAGCCGGTTTGCCTCCTCGGTTTCCTCGGCGACCAGCGCGTCCATCGACTTCTCGAGGATGTCGAAGGCGTCCTCGTGCAGGGCGACGAGTGCGTCGGCCACGTCCGCGGGGATCTCGTCGAGTTTCAGCGCGAGGTTACTGATCTTGGCGGCGTGGTCCGCGACCCGTTCGAGTTGCCGCGCACTCGAGTGGTAGTCGAAGCAGTCCTCGCGGGGCACGCCGAGTTCTTCGGCCGCACGCGGGGACCGCAGCGTCGCCCGGAAGATCCGGGAGACGACCAACCAGAGCCGATCGACGTCGTCGTCGCGCTCGATGACGTCCTGGGCGATGTCGTCGTCGTTTTCGATGAGGGCGGTGACGGCGTCCTCGAGCATCGACTGGGCGATGAGGCGCATCCGGGAGACGGCGTTGACGATCGATAGCTCCGACGAGTCGAGCAGGTCCTGGATGACGACGCTGTCGGTGGTCTCCTCGAGCACCTCGACGCCGACCAGTCCGTGCGTCGCGTTGCGGATCGCACTTCGCTGATCGGTCGTGATACGGTTCGCCTCGAGGCGAATGATGTCGAAGCCGCTGACGTACATCGTCATCACGGCCCGGGTGAGTCGCTCGCCTTCGATGTCCGTGATGTCGAGCGTACCCTCCTGACGGTCGGTCTCGCTTCTGGGAGTCAACAACAGTGCATCGTCCTCCGGGTAAAACTCGACCGTCGTCCCGGAACTGACGCCGTTTTCGGTCGCCCAGGTCTTCGGAAGTGAGACGGTAAACGTGGAACCGCCCGTTACCTGCACCTTTCGCGTCTCCATACGGGGCGGTTTCGGCCGTGTACCTATAAATTCACCTTCCTCTATAGCCGCCACTATCCACGACATACGTGCACAATATCGCCGCTGTTCCGGATATTCGGTCGAAATACACTCGCCGAATAGCCGCTGACAACGGGCTCCGAATAGACGGATATTTAGATGGTGCTTCTGGATACGTCATGATCTCCTATTCCGGCGATGGGTGCCGTCACGGTCCGGAGTTGGCGCTCGCTGCGAGAACAGCTGCTGCTCGTCCTCGAGGATCGGTTCGAGGGCGACGAACAGGCGTTAGCCCTGGAGATTCGGCAACGACCGGTGAACCTCTTGCGCTGGCCGATCAGCCCCGGACGACCCAGACGGAGCTCGATTCGATCGGCGAGTGCGACCGTGACGACTGATTCTGAATCGGACGCGTTGCACCGCCATCCACGAGTGACTGTCTGAACGGCAAGGTGTACCAACTCCAGTACGACCGCATGCGGGTCCCAGAGCGTTTCGACGTTCGATTTCAGCGGTTGATAGGCCGGCGTTGCGATGTCCGGCGATTCGCCGCTTGCTCGACGTCGCGTGGCAGGCCAGGCGACGAACGGAAGCGATGTGATGCCCATCCTGACGGACTGGACGACTGCCACGGCCTCGTCTATATATGTTTGGTCGGTTCCTGTCGGAAACCGGTTCCTCGAACGCAGTTCGGATCGATCCGACCGAGCCTCGTGGGAAGAATTGACATACGTATAGCTCAGTGGTCCGACGCGGACATCAATTGGGAATCTGATACGTAGCTCCAGTGAATACATATCTCTATATAGTGCTCATAGTAGTCTACTTACCTACAGTGGGGCTTCGATTCGATGATGTCGAGAGATTCCACGGCGTCACTGTCGACTGGGCTCGGTCGGCGTGATTTTCTCGCCGCGGCAAGTGTTGCTCTCTCCGGGGGACTGGCGGGTTGTACCGGAGTCTTCGCCGAAGAGGGCAATCAGATAAACATCGCGGGAAGCAGTACTGTCTTTCCCGTGACCGAGGCGATCGCCTCCGCGTTCTCAGAAGAACATCCGACCATCAACCTCTCGCTGAGCAAGACCGGGACCGGAGGTGGGTTCGGGAACTTCTTCTGTGCGGGACGGACCGACATTAACAACGCGAGTCGGGCGATCGCCGACGCCGAAGTCGAACAGTGCGGGAACAATAGCGTCACACCCCTCGAATTTCAGATCGCGACGGACGCGCTGACGGTCGTCGCAAATCCCAACGCAGACTGGGTCGACTGTCTCACCGTCGAACAGCTCCGCGAGATCTGGCGCGCCGACGGTGCCCAGCGCTGGAGCGACATCGACGAGGAGTGGCCCGACGAGGAGTTCGAACTGTACGGTGCCGCGACCACCTCGGGCACGTTCGACTATTTCAACGAGGCGGTCCTCGGCGAGGAAGTGAACCACCGAAGCGACTACTACGCGACCGAGCGTGATCGAACGATCGTTCAGGGGGTCCGCGGTTCGGAGGCCGCGATGGGCTACTTCGGCTTCGCGTACTACAGCGAAAACCCGGAGACGATCAAGGGCATCTCGATCGACAACGGGAACGGCTGCGTCGAACCGTCGATCGAAACGGCGAAATCCGGCGAGTACAAGCCCCTCTCACGACCGCTGTTCATCTACATCGCGAAGGAGTCGCTTACGAAACCAGCCGTTCGGAACTTCGCCCGTTTCTACCTGAAGCGGGCTGCGACGGATCTGGTTTCCGACGTCGGCTACGTGCCGGTCACGGAAGAGCAACGCGACGAGAACCTCGAGAAACTCGAGGCAGCGATCGAGGAGGTGACCGAATGAGCACCCCCGAATTCTCTCACGACGACATTCGCTCGGCACGAGGTGCCGCGTTTCGGTACCTCTTCATGCTCTGTGCGCTCCTGTCGATTCTTACGACCGTCGCGATCGTCCTGACGCTGCTCGTCGACGCGATCGATTTCTTCGCACAGGTCTCGCTCGTCGAGTTCCTCACCGGCACGCGGTGGAGCCCGACGAACGAACCGGTCACGTTCGGCGTTCTCCCGCTGATTTCGGGGACGCTGGTCATCACCATCGGTTCGGCGCTGGTCGCGCTCCCGATCGGGCTGCTGACGGCGATCTATCTCAGCGAGTACGCCTCAGAGCGACGGCGAGCCTACCTCAAGCCGGCGCTCGAGGTGCTGGCGGGCGTTCCGACGGTCGTCTACGGCTACTTCGCGCTCGTCTACGTCACGCCGGCACTGGACACGTTCCTGCCGCTGTCGACGTTCAACGCGCTGTCGGCGTCGATCATGGTCGGGATCATGATCATCCCGATGGTCTCCTCGATCAGCGAGGACGCCATGAGTGCGGTGCCGGACTCGCTGCGCCAGGCCAGTTACGGCCTCGGCGCGACGAAGTTCACCGTCTCGACGTCCGTCGTCGTACCGGCGGCGCTGTCGGGGATCTTCTCGTCGTTCATCCTCGCGCTCTCGCGGGCGATCGGGGAGACGATGATCGTCGCCATCGCCGCGGGACAGACGCCGCGGATGGCCGACCTGACCGATCCGGCGGGGATGTTCCTGGACTCGATCCAGACGATGACCGCCGCGATGGTCCAGATCGGGACGGGCGACATCGTCGGGCAGGGCGTCGCCTACAAGAGCCTCTTCGCGGTCGGACTGACCCTGTTCGTCATCACGTTCATCATGAACCTGATCAGTGAACTCGTCGCATCACGCTATCGGGAGGTGTATCGCTAATGGCAGCCGACACTCACGACGCACCCGTCGACTCCGGGTTCGGTCAGGTCAGCCGAGGGAAAGACGTCGCCTTTCGCTTGCTCGCGCTGGCGGCGACTCTCGTCGGAATCGTCTCGCTCGCGACGTTGCTGACGAACGTCGCCGTCGACGCAGTCGGCTGGCTCGACTGGGGATTCCTCACGAGCCCGCCCCATCCGAACCCGTACGAAGCCGGATTCCTCCCGGCACTGATCGGCTCTATCGCGATCATGCTCCTGATCGCGTTGATCACGTTCCCGCTCGGCGTCGGAGCTGCGGTCTACCTCGAGGAATATGCCAACGACGGCTACCTCACGCGGTTCATCCAGCTCAACATCGCTAACCTCGCGGGCGTCCCCTCGGTCGTTTACGGCCTGCTGGGGCTGGGCCTGTTCGTGGGCTTCTTTAATATCGGCTACGGGACGGTGCTGGCCGCGGCGTTTACCATCGCCCTGCTCATCCTTCCGATCGTGATAATCTCGGCCCAGGAGGCGATCCGGGCGGTACCCGACTCCCAGCGGCAGGCCTCATACGGGATGGGTGCGACGAAGTGGCAAACGATTCGAAACGTCGTTCTGCCGCGAGCCATGCCCGGGATCATGACCGGGACGATCCTCGCGCTTGGGCGAGCGATCGGCGAAACGGCACCGCTGATCATGATCGCTGCCCCGACGACGGTCTTCGGAATCCCCAACAGCCTCTTCAGTAAGGTCAGCGCCATGCCCCTGCAGATCTACAACTGGGCGTCCTACCCCGAAACGGAGTTCCAGTACGGCGTCGTCGCCGCCGGCGTCGTCACGCTACTCGTCGTCCTGCTTACGATCAACTCGATCGCGATCCTCATCCGGAACAGATATCAGCGGAGGAACGCACAATGACACAAGAAGCAATGACTTCCTCAGAGGCGGAACAGACCGACGAACAACGAACCGGTCCAATGCCGGGGGGCGATAGCCTCGCCGATCGAACTGGTGACTACGAGAGCGAGACGGTCGCGGATCGAACGCTCATCGAGGCGCGCGATCTCGACGTCTACTACGGCGACGATCAGGCCCTTCGGGGAATCGATATGGAGATCCCGGAGAAGCAGGTGACGGCGCTCATCGGGCCGTCGGGCTGTGGGAAGTCGACGTTCCTGCGCTCGATCAACCGGATGAACGACCTCATCGACATCGCTCGCGTCGATGGCGACCTGTACTTCCGCGGGAAGAACGTCTACGACGACGACGTCGATCCCGTCGCCCTGCGCCGCAAGATCGGGATGGTCTTCCAGTCGCCGAACCCCTTCCCGAAGTCGATCTACGACAACGTCGCCTACGGACTGCGCGTCCAGGGGAAAGACGACGACGTCGACGAGAAGGTTCACACCGCACTCGAACGGGCCGCGTTGCTCGAGGAAGTCGAGGATCAACTCGACTCGAGCGGACTGGATCTCTCGGGCGGTCAGCAACAGCGGCTCTGTATCGCGCGTGCCATCGCGCCCGATCCAGAAGTCATCCTGATGGACGAACCTGCCTCGGCGCTCGACCCCGTCGCAACCTCGAAGATCGAGGACCTCATCGAGGACCTCGCCGAGGAGTATACGGTCGTGATCGTCACGCACAACATGCAACAGGCCGCCCGCATCTCCGACAAGACCGCCGTCTTCCTCACCGG
The nucleotide sequence above comes from Halosolutus halophilus. Encoded proteins:
- a CDS encoding phosphate uptake regulator PhoU — encoded protein: METRKVQVTGGSTFTVSLPKTWATENGVSSGTTVEFYPEDDALLLTPRSETDRQEGTLDITDIEGERLTRAVMTMYVSGFDIIRLEANRITTDQRSAIRNATHGLVGVEVLEETTDSVVIQDLLDSSELSIVNAVSRMRLIAQSMLEDAVTALIENDDDIAQDVIERDDDVDRLWLVVSRIFRATLRSPRAAEELGVPREDCFDYHSSARQLERVADHAAKISNLALKLDEIPADVADALVALHEDAFDILEKSMDALVAEETEEANRLGHAAREAVIDIDQHTRRIDDMLRELDPVQAQSLGLIVDSLSRSADYGGNIAETALQKAAPRP
- a CDS encoding PstS family phosphate ABC transporter substrate-binding protein — translated: MSRDSTASLSTGLGRRDFLAAASVALSGGLAGCTGVFAEEGNQINIAGSSTVFPVTEAIASAFSEEHPTINLSLSKTGTGGGFGNFFCAGRTDINNASRAIADAEVEQCGNNSVTPLEFQIATDALTVVANPNADWVDCLTVEQLREIWRADGAQRWSDIDEEWPDEEFELYGAATTSGTFDYFNEAVLGEEVNHRSDYYATERDRTIVQGVRGSEAAMGYFGFAYYSENPETIKGISIDNGNGCVEPSIETAKSGEYKPLSRPLFIYIAKESLTKPAVRNFARFYLKRAATDLVSDVGYVPVTEEQRDENLEKLEAAIEEVTE
- the pstC gene encoding phosphate ABC transporter permease subunit PstC, whose amino-acid sequence is MSTPEFSHDDIRSARGAAFRYLFMLCALLSILTTVAIVLTLLVDAIDFFAQVSLVEFLTGTRWSPTNEPVTFGVLPLISGTLVITIGSALVALPIGLLTAIYLSEYASERRRAYLKPALEVLAGVPTVVYGYFALVYVTPALDTFLPLSTFNALSASIMVGIMIIPMVSSISEDAMSAVPDSLRQASYGLGATKFTVSTSVVVPAALSGIFSSFILALSRAIGETMIVAIAAGQTPRMADLTDPAGMFLDSIQTMTAAMVQIGTGDIVGQGVAYKSLFAVGLTLFVITFIMNLISELVASRYREVYR
- the pstA gene encoding phosphate ABC transporter permease PstA; translation: MAADTHDAPVDSGFGQVSRGKDVAFRLLALAATLVGIVSLATLLTNVAVDAVGWLDWGFLTSPPHPNPYEAGFLPALIGSIAIMLLIALITFPLGVGAAVYLEEYANDGYLTRFIQLNIANLAGVPSVVYGLLGLGLFVGFFNIGYGTVLAAAFTIALLILPIVIISAQEAIRAVPDSQRQASYGMGATKWQTIRNVVLPRAMPGIMTGTILALGRAIGETAPLIMIAAPTTVFGIPNSLFSKVSAMPLQIYNWASYPETEFQYGVVAAGVVTLLVVLLTINSIAILIRNRYQRRNAQ
- the pstB gene encoding phosphate ABC transporter ATP-binding protein PstB — its product is MTQEAMTSSEAEQTDEQRTGPMPGGDSLADRTGDYESETVADRTLIEARDLDVYYGDDQALRGIDMEIPEKQVTALIGPSGCGKSTFLRSINRMNDLIDIARVDGDLYFRGKNVYDDDVDPVALRRKIGMVFQSPNPFPKSIYDNVAYGLRVQGKDDDVDEKVHTALERAALLEEVEDQLDSSGLDLSGGQQQRLCIARAIAPDPEVILMDEPASALDPVATSKIEDLIEDLAEEYTVVIVTHNMQQAARISDKTAVFLTGGELVEFDDTNKIFENPESDRVEDYITGKFG